One window from the genome of Cryptomeria japonica chromosome 6, Sugi_1.0, whole genome shotgun sequence encodes:
- the LOC131062944 gene encoding acid phosphatase 1 isoform X1, translated as MANDRCLYSSILCSVVVMLLGLSSMVVSTKDLQRWNILSPKRDRSKYSLKNYCESWRMNVELNNLRDFNVVPGECIFYISKYMTSTQYNVDQERAVEEALVHLTALQLAGDGKDAWIFDVDDTLLSTLPFFKQHSYGGEPIEKDALESWMEQMKAPAVEAVLPLYNQLKMSGVKIIIITWRSERLRDVTAQNLVQVGFTGWTQLIMSRGDSDNGKSVTSYKSAKREALVKDGYRILGNVGDQWSDVLGTKAGIRTFKLPNSMYYSA; from the exons ATGGCGAATGATCGCTGTCTCTACAGTTCAATCCTGTGTTCTGTAGTTGTAATGCTTCTTGGGTTGAGTTCTATGGTGGTGTCAACCAAAGATTTACAGCGATGGAATATACTCAGTCCAAAGAGGGATCGGTCAAAATACAGCTTGAAGAACTACTGTGAGAGCTGGAGAATGAATGTGGAGCTCAACAATCTCAGAGATTTCAATGTTGTTCCAGGAGAATGCATATTCTATATCTCCAAGTACATGACATCTACACAGTACAATGTGGATCAAGAAAGAGCCGTGGAAGAGGCGCTTGTGCATCTTACAGCCCTCCAATTAGCAGGAGATGGGAAGGACGCTTGGATCTTTGATGTTGATGATACCTTGCTCTCTACACTCCCCTTCTTCAAACAGCACAGCTATGG CGGGGAACCCATTGAAAAAGATGCGTTAGAGAGCTGGATGGAGCAGATGAAAGCGCCGGCAGTGGAAGCTGTTTTGCCTCTTTACAATCAGCTTAAGATGAGCGGAGtgaagatcatcatcatcacctgGAGAAGCGAACGTTTAAGGGATGTGACTGCACAGAATCTGGTGCAGGTTGGATTTACAGGATGGACACAACTGATAATGAG CAGGGGAGATAGCGATAATGGGAAATCAGTTACAAGCTACAAATCTGCCAAGAGGGAGGCACTGGTGAAGGATGGATATCGTATTCTAGGCAATGTCGGTGATCAATGGAGTGATGTCCTTGGCACTAAAGCTGGGATTCGAACCTTCAAACTGCCCAATTCCATGTATTACTCTGCATAA
- the LOC131062944 gene encoding acid phosphatase 1 isoform X2: protein MANDRCLYSSILCSVVVMLLGLSSMVVSTKDLQRWNILSPKRDRSKYSLKNYCESWRMNVELNNLRDFNVVPGECIFYISKYMTSTQYNVDQERAVEEALVHLTALQLAGDGKDAWIFDVDDTLLSTLPFFKQHSYGGEPIEKDALESWMEQMKAPAVEAVLPLYNQLKMSGVKIIIITWRSERLRDVTAQNLVQVGFTGWTQLIMRGDSDNGKSVTSYKSAKREALVKDGYRILGNVGDQWSDVLGTKAGIRTFKLPNSMYYSA from the exons ATGGCGAATGATCGCTGTCTCTACAGTTCAATCCTGTGTTCTGTAGTTGTAATGCTTCTTGGGTTGAGTTCTATGGTGGTGTCAACCAAAGATTTACAGCGATGGAATATACTCAGTCCAAAGAGGGATCGGTCAAAATACAGCTTGAAGAACTACTGTGAGAGCTGGAGAATGAATGTGGAGCTCAACAATCTCAGAGATTTCAATGTTGTTCCAGGAGAATGCATATTCTATATCTCCAAGTACATGACATCTACACAGTACAATGTGGATCAAGAAAGAGCCGTGGAAGAGGCGCTTGTGCATCTTACAGCCCTCCAATTAGCAGGAGATGGGAAGGACGCTTGGATCTTTGATGTTGATGATACCTTGCTCTCTACACTCCCCTTCTTCAAACAGCACAGCTATGG CGGGGAACCCATTGAAAAAGATGCGTTAGAGAGCTGGATGGAGCAGATGAAAGCGCCGGCAGTGGAAGCTGTTTTGCCTCTTTACAATCAGCTTAAGATGAGCGGAGtgaagatcatcatcatcacctgGAGAAGCGAACGTTTAAGGGATGTGACTGCACAGAATCTGGTGCAGGTTGGATTTACAGGATGGACACAACTGATAATGAG GGGAGATAGCGATAATGGGAAATCAGTTACAAGCTACAAATCTGCCAAGAGGGAGGCACTGGTGAAGGATGGATATCGTATTCTAGGCAATGTCGGTGATCAATGGAGTGATGTCCTTGGCACTAAAGCTGGGATTCGAACCTTCAAACTGCCCAATTCCATGTATTACTCTGCATAA